One window of the Archangium primigenium genome contains the following:
- a CDS encoding PAS domain S-box protein produces MGHEVVVAAGPEVTAATISLVDVLVVGAEQVREKSEWFNRLRAQIRVAEVSVLGMVNRLVEDELAPLMEIGVDDYLVAPFHAADIRARIALFERRCYAFMRRQSHEESARGEIERLAAIIQTQNDIALAGLDLDVVMRLIAERAMILCGAGGAAVGIIEGEEMYYRVCTGYSKQFEGARLPVSSTMAGSSVLRGQVVRTDDTERDSRVNLDTARRLKVRSMLNVPLKRDNQTVGLLSIASQVPYAFVDSDERTLELMAGLLGAAMGNAAEHAAKQALMTEVASIVTALQESQHLFDSFLNNNPALAYMKDEGGRRVYANEPFRRFFGLSPGMDVSTIPDEQLMPPQTVAHLRDQDDQAFKSGQPSVSESMIPTPEGEPREFLTYRFIARDSSGRRFLGGVSFDITERKAAEEALRRSEESFRALIEGSPEAIFVHRGGPLLYVNPSACTFLRLKGSELVGRSLMDYVHPDDRAAAASMLDGVAGRGAHRVREVRFLPPDGGVVTGEISSLRLLFAGQTATVVSARDLTERKQIQARLVVADRLASVGTLAAGVAHEINNPLAFVISNLSFLTEELHAITALLPPGRLDELEEVLEETNEGVNRVRLIVQDLKTFSRGDEELPTAVDLRRVIDSALALARGELRHRATVIKDVSDVPLVEGSEARFGQVVLNLLINAAHAISAGQPDKNEIRVVLRAETDHAILEVKDTGCGMAPEVLSRIFDPFFTTKPVGVGTGLGLSICHGIITGFGGEITAHSEVGKGSTFRISLPALRKSSLKAG; encoded by the coding sequence ATGGGACACGAAGTGGTGGTGGCCGCGGGGCCGGAGGTCACCGCCGCCACCATCTCCCTGGTGGACGTGCTCGTGGTGGGGGCCGAACAGGTCCGCGAGAAGTCCGAGTGGTTCAACCGTCTGCGCGCGCAGATCCGCGTGGCCGAGGTGTCGGTGCTCGGCATGGTGAACCGCCTGGTCGAGGACGAGCTCGCCCCGCTGATGGAGATCGGCGTGGACGACTACCTCGTGGCGCCCTTCCACGCCGCGGACATCCGCGCGCGCATCGCCCTGTTCGAGCGGCGCTGCTACGCCTTCATGCGCCGGCAGTCCCACGAGGAGTCCGCGCGCGGGGAGATCGAGCGGCTGGCCGCCATCATCCAGACCCAGAACGACATCGCCCTGGCGGGCCTGGACCTGGACGTGGTGATGCGGCTCATCGCCGAGCGGGCGATGATCCTCTGCGGCGCCGGCGGCGCGGCGGTGGGCATCATCGAGGGTGAGGAGATGTACTACCGGGTGTGCACGGGCTACTCGAAGCAGTTCGAGGGGGCGCGGCTGCCGGTGAGCAGCACCATGGCGGGCTCCAGCGTGCTCCGGGGCCAGGTGGTGCGCACGGACGACACCGAGCGCGACTCGCGGGTGAACCTGGACACGGCGCGCCGGCTCAAGGTGCGCTCCATGCTCAACGTGCCGCTCAAGCGCGACAACCAGACGGTGGGCCTGTTGAGCATCGCCTCGCAGGTGCCCTACGCCTTCGTGGACTCGGACGAGCGCACGCTGGAGCTGATGGCGGGCCTGCTCGGCGCGGCCATGGGCAACGCGGCCGAGCACGCGGCGAAGCAGGCGCTGATGACGGAGGTGGCCTCCATCGTCACCGCGCTCCAGGAGAGCCAGCACCTCTTCGACTCCTTCCTCAACAACAACCCGGCGCTCGCCTACATGAAGGACGAGGGCGGCCGGCGCGTGTACGCCAACGAGCCCTTCCGGCGCTTCTTCGGGCTGTCGCCCGGCATGGACGTGAGCACCATCCCGGACGAGCAGCTCATGCCCCCGCAGACGGTGGCCCACCTGCGGGACCAGGACGATCAGGCCTTCAAGTCCGGCCAGCCCTCGGTCTCCGAGAGCATGATCCCCACGCCCGAGGGCGAGCCGCGCGAGTTCCTCACCTACCGCTTCATCGCGCGCGACAGCTCCGGGCGGCGCTTCCTCGGAGGCGTGTCCTTCGACATCACCGAGCGCAAGGCGGCCGAGGAGGCCCTGCGCCGCTCCGAGGAGAGCTTCCGCGCCCTCATCGAGGGCTCGCCCGAGGCCATCTTCGTGCACCGGGGCGGGCCGTTGCTCTACGTCAACCCGTCCGCGTGCACCTTCCTGCGGCTCAAGGGCAGCGAGCTCGTGGGCCGCTCGCTCATGGACTACGTGCACCCGGATGACCGGGCGGCCGCCGCCAGCATGCTGGATGGGGTCGCGGGCCGGGGCGCGCACCGGGTGCGCGAGGTGCGCTTCCTGCCGCCGGACGGCGGGGTGGTGACGGGGGAGATCAGCAGTCTGCGGCTGCTGTTCGCCGGTCAGACGGCCACGGTGGTGAGCGCGCGCGACCTCACCGAGCGCAAGCAGATTCAGGCGCGGCTGGTGGTGGCCGACCGGCTCGCGTCGGTGGGCACGCTCGCGGCGGGCGTGGCGCACGAGATCAACAACCCGCTCGCCTTCGTCATCTCCAACCTGTCCTTCCTCACCGAGGAGCTGCACGCCATCACGGCGCTCCTGCCCCCGGGCCGCCTGGACGAATTGGAGGAGGTGCTGGAGGAGACCAACGAGGGCGTCAACCGGGTGCGCCTCATCGTGCAGGACCTCAAGACGTTCTCGCGCGGCGACGAGGAGCTGCCCACGGCGGTGGACCTGCGGCGCGTCATCGACTCGGCGCTGGCGCTCGCGCGCGGCGAACTGCGCCACCGCGCCACGGTCATCAAGGACGTGTCCGACGTGCCGCTCGTGGAGGGCAGCGAGGCGCGCTTTGGCCAGGTGGTGCTCAACCTGCTCATCAACGCCGCGCACGCCATCAGCGCGGGTCAGCCGGACAAGAACGAGATCCGCGTGGTGCTGCGCGCGGAGACCGACCACGCCATCCTGGAAGTGAAGGACACGGGGTGCGGCATGGCCCCCGAGGTGCTCAGCCGCATCTTCGATCCGTTCTTCACGACGAAGCCCGTGGGCGTGGGCACGGGCCTGGGCCTGTCCATCTGCCACGGCATCATCACCGGCTTTGGCGGGGAGATCACCGCGCACAGCGAGGTGGGCAAGGGCAGCACCTTCCGCATCAGCCTGCCGGCCCTGCGCAAGAGCAGCCTCAAGGCGGGGTAG
- a CDS encoding phytanoyl-CoA dioxygenase family protein → MLAVNPGTFDIEGPLAHYAAHGYARLGRVLAPEALEALRERADDLMLGRVSYPGFFWQMDAPSGLYADAPLGLGWQGPSLDYRKLEKLEKDARFLAWMQNPLFERLVRARIPGDVSLYRAILFHKGERGGSEVPWHQDGGKLWGLSRDPELQIWTALDDAPLDGGCLEVVPGSHRWGLATELGGVVPPDQVAARGAEGLGVALPVVAGEAVLLHNYVWHRSGRSLTGQRRRGFSACYLGEDSRCVRKKKTPRAFFPLFRNGPPDGPR, encoded by the coding sequence ATGCTGGCCGTGAACCCAGGGACATTCGACATCGAGGGCCCGCTCGCGCACTACGCCGCGCACGGGTACGCGCGCCTGGGCCGGGTGCTCGCGCCCGAGGCCCTGGAGGCCCTGCGCGAGCGCGCGGACGACCTGATGCTGGGCCGGGTGAGCTACCCGGGCTTCTTCTGGCAGATGGACGCACCCTCGGGGCTCTACGCGGACGCGCCGCTGGGGCTCGGCTGGCAGGGGCCGTCGCTCGACTACCGCAAGCTGGAGAAGCTGGAGAAGGACGCGCGCTTCCTCGCGTGGATGCAGAACCCGCTCTTCGAGCGCCTCGTGCGCGCGCGCATCCCCGGGGACGTCTCGCTCTACCGGGCCATCCTCTTCCACAAGGGCGAGCGCGGCGGCAGCGAGGTGCCCTGGCACCAGGACGGCGGCAAGCTGTGGGGCCTCAGCCGCGACCCCGAGTTGCAGATCTGGACCGCCCTGGATGACGCCCCTCTGGACGGCGGCTGTCTGGAGGTCGTCCCCGGCAGCCACCGCTGGGGGCTGGCCACGGAGTTGGGCGGCGTGGTGCCACCGGATCAGGTCGCGGCCCGGGGCGCCGAGGGCCTCGGCGTGGCCCTGCCCGTGGTGGCCGGCGAGGCCGTCCTGCTGCACAACTACGTCTGGCACCGCTCCGGGCGCAGCCTCACCGGCCAGCGGCGCAGGGGCTTCTCCGCCTGCTACCTGGGCGAGGACAGCCGCTGCGTGCGCAAGAAGAAGACCCCCCGCGCCTTCTTCCCCCTCTTCCGGAATGGGCCGCCAGACGGACCCCGCTGA
- a CDS encoding aldo/keto reductase — MTSPSPASPLAPWLTPRAPSADAPPPRVAVGTMNFGTRTPEPEARRIVARALERGALFFDTANSYGNGESERILGRALKGQWDRVGLATKVGLARTRGRPEGLAPAHLVKAVDESLRRLGTERVDVLYLHAPDAATPVEETLEAVRGLLQAGKARHWGVSNHAAWRILEMRAWGEGHGLPPPALSQVLYNPLVREVEHEYLPFTRRYPLHTTVFNPLAGGLLSGRYAPGAAIAPGSRFDGNRLYQNRYWSERLLDLAGRLRTVADAAGLTLVGLAYGWLAGRPGVDSVLAGPGAVEHLDAALDGCAQPLPADVAARVDAVWREWRGTDASYVR; from the coding sequence ATGACCTCCCCCTCCCCCGCCTCCCCGCTCGCGCCCTGGCTGACCCCCCGCGCGCCGTCCGCCGACGCGCCCCCGCCCCGGGTGGCCGTGGGCACGATGAACTTCGGCACCCGCACCCCGGAGCCCGAGGCCCGGCGCATCGTGGCGCGCGCCCTGGAGCGCGGGGCGCTCTTCTTCGACACGGCCAACTCCTATGGCAACGGCGAGTCCGAGCGCATCCTCGGGCGGGCGCTCAAGGGCCAGTGGGACCGGGTGGGCCTGGCCACCAAGGTGGGCCTGGCGCGGACCCGCGGCCGACCCGAGGGGCTGGCGCCCGCGCACCTGGTGAAGGCCGTGGACGAGAGCCTGCGGCGGCTGGGCACGGAGCGCGTGGACGTCCTCTACCTGCACGCCCCGGACGCGGCCACCCCGGTGGAGGAGACGCTCGAGGCCGTGCGCGGGCTCCTCCAGGCGGGCAAGGCGCGCCACTGGGGCGTGTCCAACCACGCCGCCTGGCGGATTCTCGAGATGCGGGCCTGGGGCGAGGGCCACGGCCTGCCGCCGCCCGCCCTGTCCCAGGTGCTCTACAACCCGCTGGTGCGCGAGGTGGAGCACGAGTACCTGCCCTTCACGCGCCGCTACCCCCTGCACACCACCGTCTTCAACCCCCTGGCCGGGGGCCTCCTGTCGGGCCGCTACGCGCCGGGGGCCGCCATCGCCCCGGGCTCGCGCTTCGACGGCAACCGCCTGTACCAGAACCGCTACTGGTCCGAGCGGCTGCTCGACCTGGCGGGGCGGCTGCGCACGGTGGCGGACGCGGCGGGCCTGACGCTGGTGGGGCTCGCCTATGGCTGGCTGGCGGGACGGCCCGGGGTGGACTCGGTGCTCGCGGGCCCGGGCGCCGTGGAGCACCTGGACGCGGCCCTGGACGGGTGCGCCCAGCCCCTGCCGGCGGACGTCGCCGCCCGGGTGGATGCCGTATGGCGGGAGTGGCGGGGCACGGACGCCAGTTACGTGAGGTGA
- a CDS encoding alpha/beta fold hydrolase, with amino-acid sequence MPYRRHTHYLSAPDGTRIAYHTHTGDASGNDTERALATRSPVLLTNGISTTENFWRFLVADLERDHRLVHWDYRGHGLSSTSPTEDYALRAQVEDLERVTEAMMALGDGRPPHHVAFSMGVRVVLELYRRRPELVPAVTLIAGSPATPNPSLGVPRGRLRLSQVLEGLTPLVPRTAPLVHAFMGSALAYPFGRATGLLRARAPRADILEFMAGVRRMDPRAFWLMFRGLLEAPPSWDVLQELRVPTQIIAATHDLFVPLREMERMHALLPGADWLVVEDAGHAGLLEAGDEIAARVRAFRRARGV; translated from the coding sequence ATGCCCTACCGCCGCCACACCCACTACCTGTCCGCGCCCGATGGCACCCGCATCGCCTACCACACGCACACGGGCGACGCCTCCGGGAACGACACGGAGCGGGCGCTCGCCACCCGGTCGCCCGTGCTGCTCACCAACGGCATCTCCACGACGGAGAACTTCTGGCGCTTCCTCGTGGCGGACCTGGAGCGGGACCATCGGCTGGTGCACTGGGACTACCGGGGGCATGGGCTGAGCAGCACGTCCCCCACGGAGGACTACGCGCTGCGGGCCCAGGTGGAGGACCTGGAGCGGGTGACCGAGGCGATGATGGCGCTGGGCGACGGGCGTCCCCCGCACCACGTGGCCTTCTCCATGGGCGTGCGGGTGGTGTTGGAGCTCTACCGGCGCCGACCGGAGCTGGTGCCCGCGGTGACGCTCATCGCCGGCAGTCCGGCGACGCCCAACCCGAGCCTCGGGGTCCCCCGGGGACGCCTGCGGCTGTCCCAGGTGCTCGAGGGCCTGACGCCGCTGGTGCCCCGCACGGCGCCGCTGGTGCATGCCTTCATGGGCTCGGCCCTGGCCTACCCCTTCGGCCGGGCCACGGGCCTGCTCCGGGCGCGGGCGCCCCGCGCGGACATCCTCGAGTTCATGGCGGGCGTGCGCCGCATGGATCCGCGGGCCTTCTGGCTGATGTTCCGGGGCCTCCTGGAGGCGCCGCCGAGCTGGGACGTGCTCCAGGAGCTGCGGGTGCCCACGCAGATCATCGCCGCCACCCACGATCTGTTCGTCCCCCTGCGTGAGATGGAGCGCATGCACGCGCTGCTGCCCGGCGCGGACTGGCTGGTGGTGGAGGACGCGGGGCACGCGGGCCTGCTAGAGGCGGGCGACGAGATCGCCGCCCGCGTGCGCGCCTTCCGCCGGGCGCGGGGCGTGTAG
- a CDS encoding alpha/beta fold hydrolase: MHLHHQCITASPSAEWIVFFHGMGGDCSIFYKQLPAFQGHYNLLLIDLPGHGQSASLEGEEPVAFAARKVIALLEHLGLPPAHFMGVSLGTIVMQHVALLRPERVQSMVLAGAVRRFQPWGEWLVKRSLTFPLVHVLPARAGYVLFAHILLPRANHRASRDIFLRVSRGLRPSDYRAWAAVAYGAETTYTPLARRTNTIPKLYVSGAQDHMFLPRLRDFVRDEARAELVVLPARGHVCNIEDAPRFNALALDFFQRHGARALHAPRPAEGAHAGGDLVARL; encoded by the coding sequence ATGCACCTGCATCATCAATGCATCACGGCGTCGCCCTCCGCGGAGTGGATTGTCTTCTTCCACGGCATGGGCGGGGATTGCTCCATCTTCTATAAACAACTGCCCGCCTTCCAGGGGCACTACAACCTGTTGCTCATCGATCTGCCCGGCCACGGCCAGTCCGCCAGCCTCGAGGGCGAGGAGCCCGTGGCGTTCGCCGCCCGGAAGGTGATCGCGCTGCTCGAGCACCTGGGCCTGCCCCCCGCCCATTTCATGGGCGTCTCCCTGGGGACGATCGTGATGCAGCACGTGGCGCTGCTGCGGCCCGAGCGGGTTCAGAGCATGGTGCTCGCCGGTGCCGTGCGCCGCTTCCAGCCCTGGGGGGAATGGCTGGTGAAGCGCTCGCTCACCTTCCCCCTGGTGCACGTGCTGCCCGCGCGCGCGGGTTATGTCCTGTTCGCGCACATCCTCCTGCCGCGCGCCAACCACCGCGCCTCGCGGGACATCTTCCTGCGCGTGTCGCGGGGGTTGCGGCCCTCGGACTACCGGGCCTGGGCCGCCGTGGCCTACGGGGCGGAGACGACCTACACCCCGCTCGCCCGGCGCACGAACACCATCCCCAAGCTCTACGTCTCGGGCGCCCAGGACCACATGTTCCTGCCCCGCTTGCGCGACTTCGTGCGCGACGAGGCCCGGGCGGAGCTCGTCGTGCTCCCCGCGCGCGGGCATGTCTGCAACATCGAGGACGCGCCCCGGTTCAACGCGCTCGCCCTGGACTTCTTCCAGCGGCACGGCGCGCGCGCGCTACACGCCCCGCGCCCGGCGGAAGGCGCGCACGCGGGCGGCGATCTCGTCGCCCGCCTCTAG
- a CDS encoding NAD-dependent epimerase/dehydratase family protein has product MKTILITGATGFLGSALTARSLAEGHRVKALSRNDPAGQRVRAAVDTAARGFGFSLGAEPLSRLSVFQVDFQDLPGTLAPEVLEDVTHVWNVAAEMSYSLKKILPAVEQNVRATSMLYALAARRARRCERFYHVSTAYTAGFGVEQVRERPHVAPRVINAYQLSKWMAESNLLLHHPELGLPVTLFRPSVIIGHHDTGWSSGASFGLFFLAEALLLGKRRHAEHVQLDLKADSLLNLVCVDTVVRRALALLETRASREDREIFHCIGDELIPLAGALEPAWSALGLQAGFGPPRHAVDAELQRFLEKNKPFADTTWHFHADRLQAVLGEAYGPQPMTPEIAGRSLTHFLAHRLRELARAPVDPAPEAAREAAPGAP; this is encoded by the coding sequence ATGAAGACGATCCTGATCACGGGTGCGACGGGTTTCCTGGGCAGTGCCTTGACGGCGCGGTCGCTGGCGGAGGGCCACCGGGTGAAGGCCCTGTCGCGCAACGATCCAGCGGGGCAGCGGGTCCGCGCGGCGGTGGACACGGCCGCCCGGGGCTTTGGCTTCTCCCTGGGCGCCGAGCCCCTGTCCCGGCTGTCCGTCTTCCAGGTGGACTTCCAGGATCTCCCGGGCACGCTCGCGCCGGAGGTGCTCGAGGACGTGACGCACGTGTGGAACGTGGCCGCGGAGATGAGCTACTCGCTCAAGAAGATCCTCCCGGCGGTGGAGCAGAACGTGCGGGCCACGTCCATGCTCTACGCGCTCGCCGCGCGGCGGGCCCGGCGCTGCGAGCGCTTCTACCATGTCTCCACCGCCTACACGGCGGGCTTCGGAGTCGAACAGGTGCGCGAGCGGCCCCATGTCGCGCCCCGGGTCATCAATGCCTACCAGCTGAGCAAGTGGATGGCCGAGTCCAACCTGCTCCTGCACCACCCGGAGCTGGGCCTGCCGGTGACGCTCTTCCGGCCGAGCGTCATCATCGGCCATCACGACACGGGCTGGTCCTCCGGGGCGAGCTTCGGCCTGTTCTTCCTCGCCGAGGCGCTGCTGCTCGGCAAGCGTCGGCACGCCGAGCACGTCCAGCTCGACCTCAAGGCGGACAGCCTGCTCAACCTCGTGTGCGTGGACACGGTGGTGCGCCGCGCCCTGGCGCTCCTGGAGACCCGGGCGTCGCGCGAGGACCGGGAGATCTTCCATTGCATCGGGGACGAGCTCATCCCGCTGGCCGGGGCCCTGGAGCCCGCGTGGTCCGCGCTGGGCCTTCAAGCGGGCTTCGGGCCGCCCCGGCACGCGGTGGACGCGGAGCTGCAGCGCTTCCTCGAGAAGAACAAGCCCTTCGCGGACACGACGTGGCACTTCCACGCGGATCGGCTCCAGGCGGTGCTCGGGGAGGCCTACGGGCCTCAACCCATGACACCGGAGATCGCCGGCCGCAGCCTGACGCACTTCCTGGCGCACCGGCTGCGGGAGCTCGCCCGCGCGCCGGTGGACCCGGCGCCAGAGGCCGCCCGGGAGGCGGCGCCCGGCGCGCCGTGA
- a CDS encoding OsmC family protein, translating to MGISKGSAQWTGGIKDGKGVMKPAHAPEAPFSLGTRFEGQQGTNPEELIGAALSGCFSMALSLGLEKAGLKPQSIQTAADVQLDKQGEGFAITTITLTNETRVPGTNDEQFQKIAEETKKNCPVSKALGGVKITLHAKLAG from the coding sequence ATGGGAATCAGCAAGGGCAGCGCGCAGTGGACCGGTGGCATCAAGGACGGCAAGGGCGTGATGAAGCCCGCCCACGCCCCCGAGGCCCCCTTCTCGCTCGGCACCCGGTTCGAGGGCCAGCAGGGCACCAACCCCGAGGAGCTCATCGGCGCGGCGCTCTCCGGGTGCTTCTCCATGGCCCTGTCGCTGGGCCTGGAGAAGGCGGGCCTCAAGCCCCAGAGCATCCAGACGGCCGCGGACGTGCAGCTCGACAAGCAGGGCGAGGGCTTCGCCATCACCACCATCACGCTCACCAACGAGACGCGCGTACCGGGGACGAACGACGAGCAGTTCCAGAAGATCGCCGAGGAGACGAAGAAGAACTGCCCGGTGTCCAAGGCGCTCGGGGGCGTGAAGATCACGCTCCACGCGAAGCTGGCGGGCTGA
- a CDS encoding WD40/YVTN/BNR-like repeat-containing protein, protein MIRYGLACLAALGAGDTWAHGGFAETHSFTPRRGHPEQQWMGFTQGALVSRDSGASWRWVCAEAMGYGGWMPERFVWRADGMLLAATGTALISSRDEGCTWSTASDFGEAWVTGLAAHPTDDAVLYLSTGRPGTTNALHRSEDGGRTWRPTALRREAVFSDVRVAPSAPRRLYVSGAVGYAPYVFRSDDAGETWREWPLALEGAYDAKLLAVSPVRPDVLWVRVSLLGPAGMPRHVVLRSDDGGQTFGSVLDPDDLLVNMEVSEDGRTAWVATYNHVYRGGEGGAFTRLALPAGNACVAHVAGALYACGSTWANDWELARSADEGTTWTPLLSLRELRGVHECPAGTPVRDLCSARWPQLAEQLGVTSPTPGPGDAGPPPDAGAPPPAKSGGCGSTPGSESQTPWGLLGCVSCLALSGRRRRAPT, encoded by the coding sequence ATGATCCGATACGGGCTCGCCTGCCTGGCGGCCCTGGGCGCCGGGGACACCTGGGCGCATGGCGGGTTCGCCGAGACGCACAGCTTCACCCCGCGTCGCGGCCACCCCGAGCAGCAGTGGATGGGCTTCACCCAAGGAGCGCTCGTGTCGCGCGACAGCGGCGCGAGCTGGCGCTGGGTGTGCGCGGAGGCCATGGGGTATGGCGGCTGGATGCCCGAGCGCTTCGTGTGGCGCGCGGACGGCATGCTCCTCGCCGCCACGGGCACGGCGCTCATCTCTTCCCGGGACGAGGGGTGCACCTGGAGCACCGCGTCCGACTTCGGCGAGGCCTGGGTCACCGGGCTCGCGGCGCACCCCACGGACGACGCGGTGCTCTACCTGAGCACCGGGCGGCCCGGGACGACGAACGCGCTCCACCGTTCGGAGGATGGGGGGCGGACCTGGCGCCCCACCGCGCTGCGGCGCGAGGCGGTGTTCTCCGACGTGCGCGTGGCGCCCTCGGCGCCCCGGCGCCTCTACGTGAGTGGGGCCGTGGGCTATGCGCCGTATGTCTTTCGCAGCGACGACGCGGGCGAGACGTGGCGGGAGTGGCCCCTGGCGCTGGAGGGCGCGTACGACGCGAAGCTGCTCGCGGTGAGCCCCGTGCGCCCGGACGTGCTGTGGGTGCGCGTGTCCCTGCTCGGGCCCGCGGGCATGCCCCGCCACGTGGTGCTGCGCAGCGACGACGGCGGCCAGACGTTCGGCTCCGTGCTCGATCCGGACGATCTCCTCGTCAACATGGAGGTCTCGGAGGACGGGCGCACGGCGTGGGTGGCCACGTACAACCACGTGTACCGGGGAGGGGAGGGCGGTGCATTCACCCGGCTGGCGCTGCCCGCGGGCAATGCCTGCGTGGCCCACGTGGCGGGGGCGCTGTATGCCTGCGGCTCCACCTGGGCGAATGACTGGGAATTGGCGCGCAGCGCGGACGAGGGCACCACGTGGACTCCCCTGCTCAGCCTCCGGGAGCTGCGCGGCGTGCACGAGTGCCCGGCGGGCACGCCCGTGCGCGACCTGTGCTCGGCCCGGTGGCCGCAGCTCGCCGAGCAGTTGGGGGTGACCTCGCCGACGCCAGGCCCCGGGGACGCGGGCCCACCGCCCGACGCGGGAGCCCCTCCGCCCGCGAAGTCCGGGGGCTGCGGGAGCACGCCTGGGAGTGAAAGTCAGACACCCTGGGGACTGCTCGGGTGCGTGTCTTGTCTGGCTTTGTCGGGACGCCGCCGACGCGCTCCCACCTGA
- a CDS encoding exodeoxyribonuclease III, producing MRIVSWNVNGLRAAHKKGFLDWLAAEKADVVGVQEVRAQADQLPDAVRKPEGWRGAHFVSALRPGYSGVGLFSRREPDDVVSVLGVAEMDVEGRLQVARFGKLTVVNCYFPNGNGKERDNSRVPFKLAFYRRLYALLERGLRDGERLVVMGDFNTAHQEIDLARPRDNRETSGFLLEERQEFCRWLRAGWVDTFRHFEKGTGHYSWWSQRFGVRERNVGWRIDYVLASPAAMPYVKRAALHPHVLGSDHCPVSVDLDPKVRR from the coding sequence GTGCGCATCGTCTCGTGGAACGTGAATGGACTGAGGGCGGCCCACAAGAAGGGCTTCCTGGACTGGTTGGCGGCCGAGAAGGCCGACGTGGTGGGCGTGCAGGAGGTCCGGGCCCAGGCGGACCAACTCCCCGACGCGGTGCGCAAGCCCGAGGGCTGGCGCGGGGCCCACTTCGTCTCCGCGCTCCGCCCCGGCTACAGCGGCGTGGGGCTGTTCTCCCGCCGCGAGCCGGACGACGTGGTGAGCGTGCTGGGCGTGGCGGAGATGGACGTGGAGGGCCGCCTCCAGGTGGCACGATTCGGCAAGCTCACGGTGGTGAACTGCTACTTCCCCAACGGCAATGGGAAGGAGCGGGACAACAGCCGGGTGCCCTTCAAGTTGGCCTTCTACCGCCGCCTCTACGCATTGCTGGAGCGGGGGCTCCGCGACGGGGAGCGGCTGGTGGTCATGGGGGACTTCAACACGGCGCATCAGGAGATCGACTTGGCGCGGCCCCGGGACAACCGGGAGACGAGCGGCTTTCTCCTCGAGGAGCGCCAGGAGTTCTGCCGGTGGCTGCGCGCGGGGTGGGTGGACACCTTCCGCCACTTCGAGAAGGGCACCGGGCACTACAGCTGGTGGAGCCAGCGCTTCGGGGTGCGCGAGCGCAACGTGGGCTGGCGGATCGATTACGTGCTCGCCTCTCCGGCGGCCATGCCCTATGTGAAGCGGGCCGCCCTCCACCCCCACGTCCTCGGGTCCGACCACTGCCCGGTGAGTGTGGATCTAGACCCCAAGGTCCGCCGCTGA
- a CDS encoding lysophospholipid acyltransferase family protein, whose product MNNVNNALLSMYAWTETGLVAVAGFCIQAPLVLTWPFDRRKVVTGRLFRLIGATAARLNPFWKFSVHGNPVAPGPRTVVVSNHESNADCFLISYLPWEMKWLGKDSLFKIPVVGWSMWLAGDIPVRRGEKDSAQQAMAQCARWLDKGMPIMIFPEGTRSKTDELLPFKDGAFRLAIETGADVLPMAVSGTRRALPKHSWRFATSRGMVTVGTPISTKGMTLDDVGRLKDLAREQILALRATLKPLTGVEDAPTDVPT is encoded by the coding sequence ATGAACAACGTGAACAACGCGCTGCTCTCCATGTACGCCTGGACGGAAACCGGTCTCGTGGCGGTGGCGGGCTTCTGCATCCAGGCGCCGCTCGTCCTCACCTGGCCCTTCGACCGGCGCAAGGTGGTGACCGGTCGGCTCTTCCGGCTCATCGGCGCCACGGCCGCCCGGCTCAACCCCTTCTGGAAGTTCTCCGTGCACGGCAACCCCGTGGCGCCCGGGCCGCGCACCGTGGTGGTGAGCAACCACGAGTCCAACGCGGACTGCTTCCTCATCTCCTACCTGCCGTGGGAGATGAAGTGGCTGGGCAAGGACTCGCTCTTCAAGATTCCCGTGGTGGGCTGGAGCATGTGGCTCGCCGGGGACATCCCCGTGCGCCGGGGCGAGAAGGACTCCGCCCAGCAGGCCATGGCCCAGTGTGCCCGGTGGCTCGACAAGGGCATGCCCATCATGATCTTCCCCGAGGGCACGCGCTCCAAGACGGACGAGCTCTTGCCCTTCAAGGACGGCGCCTTCCGCCTGGCCATCGAGACGGGCGCGGACGTGCTGCCCATGGCGGTGAGCGGCACGCGCCGGGCCCTGCCCAAGCACTCGTGGCGCTTCGCCACCTCGCGCGGCATGGTGACGGTGGGCACGCCCATCTCCACGAAGGGCATGACGCTCGACGACGTGGGGCGGCTCAAGGACCTGGCGCGCGAGCAGATCCTCGCCCTGCGCGCCACCCTCAAGCCCCTCACCGGCGTGGAGGACGCGCCCACCGACGTGCCGACCTAG